A segment of the Rhizobium leguminosarum bv. trifolii WSM1325 genome:
ATATTAGTAACCGTGCAAGAACCGTTCCGTGATCCCCTGGCATGCCAAAGCTCGTTTCGCGGGCCGCATAAGTGAGAGGACATAAACGCGCTTCGGGCGCCTTGGCATCGCCAGCGTCAGCTTGGGCCTTGGCAGGGTAAAACTCGCCAGCCTCCTCGCCCGCCATGCTGAAGCCAACAAGGCCGCCGACATGTTCGCGATGAAGTCGAACGCCCCGAATCATTCCGGAACGCCGACATCATCGAAATACCCCTTCATCCAAGAATGACCACGATTGCCCTTCGGACCAGCCCCTGCGCTGCTGCGTCGCCATGTTCACTCACCGTATCTCGATTGGCGAGCCATGGAGCCGCGGATACCATACTGCGTGCAGGATCCTCGGATCGTCTTATTCGTCTCTCCGCAAGAGCGCTGGTTTTTTTGACCTCGGACCCTTGCCGTTCCCTATCGAGGACTCGGTCAGTTCCCGAGCCCGTCGGCGGCGATCGGTTCGCTGCTCGAGAAAAGCATCTCTTCACGCCACCACCTCTTGAATAAATCGAGGGACACGCGAGTTCTCCCGGTTAGCAAGGAGGAAACCATGTCCGTACCCAACGAGCCCATCGTTCCGCCGCCAGCGCCGCCGATCGGCAATCCCGAACCTGAGCGAGACCCTGGGGAGACTCCGCCGCCTGTCGGCCCCGAGCCAGACGACGGCAACGATCCGATGACGCAAGCTCACGCCCAGGAGGCCCAACGACGCCCGACTTGGGGACTGCTCTGCCGCGGCGTTCAGGTGCATGCTGCTGACTGAGATCGTGGACGTGGGAGTGAGTTTCCCGGCCTTGGGTAGATCCGCTTGATCATTGCAGGCATAAGCGGGCGACGCTGCAAATCCAAAATGCTCTTAGAACGCGTTGGCTTCATCGAAGATTGCGTGAACCAGAAGGCCGCGATACCTCATGATACGGGCTGCCTATCCGGTACGCTGCACGCCTCCTGCAACAGCGCGGCTCCAATTCCTTTTCCCAGCCAGTTGCGATCGATAGCCAGACGGCCAGGACTGCCATTGGAACCGGGGTCGGGCACATGTTGCGCCGGATCGCTGCCGGCGCGTCCGCGACCGTCAGCGCTCCCGATGGGCAGTAGTATCCGACGACGCGCTCGCCCTCGCAAACCACATAAGTTCGCGATGCGCTGCTGACCTGATTGGCCCGCGACCGGCGCGCGGCCATTCATCGGGGCGGGTATGGGTATCAGTGGCGTTTTTGCTGGTCATGGCCTTCTCCTTCAAGCATTACACCACAAACGCATACGACAATCTGTATCCACTTCTTGCCGTATTGCGGGGTGCCCAAAGGCTCCCTTTCAGCTTCCTTTGGACACGGGCGCTGATCCGAAGTCTGCCCATAGCCATAAAACGCGCCCCCAATGATGTGAAATGAAACGGCTACCAGACGACGTTTTAAACGTTCACGGAAGCAAACTGAGTGCAAGCCTCCATTCAAGATTTCACGATAGCGCCATTCATGGCTGACGATGGCGATCATGATCTGCAAGTCAATTCTGCTTGTCGCGTCTATAGGGCTCATAAGCGAGGCGGCAACTATGCGCGTCTTAGGCTTGCATCGGCTACTTATTCTGCGGGCTTAAGAGTAGGCCGCTTTTGGTGGTGTCGACAGACCGGATTTCCGCAAGCTTTTTCGTCACTCGCCGAACAATAGATCTTCGTCGTCGTTAAGCTCCCGAAAGGAGTTTCCGATGTCAAAGACCACAAACGGCCTCAATGACCGCCCGAAGGATTCCACAATCGCCCAGAGCGGTCCCGGCCTTCCGGACGATTCAGGCCAACCCATCGAAGCGACCAACCAGGAAGTGGAACGTGTCCGCGCGAAGTTCGAAGGCGACGCCCGAAAGAAGCTGCAGGCGGAAATCGACGAGCAGGTCGAGAAGCCCCAACGCGGCACCGCATGAGTTCGCCGATGCCCGGAGCGTTCACTTCGATCAGCATATTCGCATTCGATCTCGATGATAGTGGGCAGCCGGTCCGGGCATGGGAAACGGTTTTCCACGGGGAAGAGGCAGGGGCTGTCGAAGAAGCTAGGGAGGCTGCAAGGACGCACGCTGGCGCCCTCGTCGTGAAACGGGAGGGACATCCTGCGGTGGGCGAAGTAGGCGATCCCGTCATACTCTTCCAGACCGGGAAGATCGGCGATTTCAACTAAGCAGGCGTCAAGTCCCGTCGTCACCCGGCCAATCGTTTGCGGGCTCCTGGAGCGGCGTCGTCGTCGGGCGGGTCAGGATCGCGTTCGAGCGCCTCGCGCAGGAGGCCCACCTGCTCAACGATCGCATTGAAGACGTCAAGCCTGCCTCGCGCCGTTCACCACGAAGCTGTCGACGACTCCGGCAGCTTCAGCGGATCCTTCCCTTACCAATCTTCATGGCTCACTTCGTCTTCCTCTTCTTCTTGACGAGCTCGTCCTGAAGCTCGATCCATACTGGGGCGTGATCACTGCTGTGTCCCAGCCGCGAACGTGCTTGTCGACCTCCGCCTTCGTCAGCCGTCTGGCTGCCTCCGAACTTAGGATAAAGTGGTCGATGCGAAGGCCGGCGTCGCGCGCGAATGCGTTTCGGAAGTAGTCCCAGAACGTGTAGATGCGCTCGCCTGGATGCAGATGGCGAAGCGCCTCCGTCCAACCCTGCCCGACAAGCTTCTTGTAGGCCTCCCGGACCTCGACGCGGAAGAGGGCGTCGTTCGTCCAGCGTTCGGGTTTGTAGACGTCCAACTCGGTGGGCATGACGTTGTAGTCGCCGACGAGCACGACAGGCACCCCGAGCTCGAGCAGTTCGGCCGCGTAGTCGTGGAGACGGCGGAACCAGCGGAGCTTGTAGTCGAATTTCGGGCCTGGATAGGGGTTTCCGTTCGGCAAGTACAGGCAACCGACTACGATGCCATCGACGATCGCTTCAATATAGCGGCTGTGCTCGTCCTCCGGCTCGCCGGGCAGCCCCTTTCTAGTGAGATGCGGCTCCTTCCCCATGTGAGGATGGCGACGCCGTTCCAGGACTTCTGGCCCTGCCAACCGCCCCATAGCCGGCTGCCTCGATCGCTTTGATCGGGAACTTCTCTTGCGGGGCCTTCAGCTCCTGTAGGCAGACGACGTCCGGCTTGGCTTCATCAAGCCACCTCAGCAAGACTTCGAGGCGGCCGTTGACACCATTGACGTTGTAAGTCGCAAGCTTCACGGCTCAGTGCCGGCCGATTTCCGCCTCGACCTTTTTGCGAGAGTTCCCAGCCTTCTTCACGGCCCTATTGACCGTTTCCTTTGGAACGCCTTCCTTTTTCGCCTCGTAGCGAACCTCGTGATCCTGTCCGCCAGCGACCTTCGCGCGATCCTGAGCACGGCCCCTCGAAGTGGTTGCCATTTTCGTATCTCCTGATGATAACGGTCACCGGGAAACGGACACCGATTCAGGAAGTTCCGGCGTTCAGGCTGGTCTCGCCAATGAGCTGCACATTCTCGAGGCATGTATGCCGTTAAATCGCACGCGGCAACGTCCACATCCTGGGACCGCGAAAAGCTGATCGAGACCGCCGGCGGCTGCCGCCCTCAAATTCTCCGGCAGCTTTGGTCGCCGCGATCCTCTCGTCATGGGGATAAAGAACGCGGAAGCAGGGGACGTCGACGATGGCGATCGAAGTGTCGGAGGCTGCTGCCTTATCGGCCGATATCAGGCAGAACCCCTACAAGGATTCGACCATCGGTGAAGTACGGATCGCCGCCACCGTTGCGACCATCTTTCGTCGCACCGACGCCTGCGCGCTCGTAGGTCATGGAGATCTGCCCAGCGCCCTTGAGGTCGCCGATCACCAGCTCGCGCTCGGCGTCGAGATCGGGTCCGATATGGTGGGTGATCTGCCCGGTGTCGTGGCTGACGCCGACGCCGCGGTCGAAGCTGGCGGAGCCCAGCCACAGCGGCTGGCCGTCGGCGCCGACCGTCGCCGTTTGCCAGAGACGTATGTGGTGGCGCTCGTCCGCGCTTCGCCCGACAGGCTTTTCGAATGCCAGATCCTGTTTCCGACCGTCGAAGAACAGCGGACTGACGGGCGCATCGAGATCCGGACGATCGAGCACCACGCTCAGGCCGATTTCGACCGAAGAGAGTAATGTTACTCTGTCGGCCGGATCCCAGCCCGAGGCGGCGAAGGCCCTGATCACCTGCTGCTTCGGGCCGACGAGCCCGACGTTGATTGGATCGCCCGGAATGTCGTCGCCGGTGGTCGTGACCATCCGGCTGAAATCGGCAACCGTACTCCGGTCACGGAAGATCCAAAGCTCCGGCATCACCAGGTAGCAGACGAGCAGATAGGCCAGGAGGACGGCGGCGAGAACGCCCGCAGCCGACCTCCATCCGCCTCGGCTGTTTCTCCCCAGCCTCATTGCGATATGCCGCTCCGATTTCAGTAGCAGGGCGGATACGGATAGTAGCCGCACGGGGGGTGATAGTAGTATGGCGCGGAGGCCGCCGCGGCACCGATGGCCGCGCCCGTCGCGACCGCGGCGCCGTAGCGGGCCGCCGGGTGCGCATACCAGCCGCCATGGAAGCCGACCGCACCCACGCCAACCACGCCGACGCGCCCCATTCCGGCGCGC
Coding sequences within it:
- a CDS encoding conserved hypothetical protein (KEGG: rec:RHECIAT_CH0003322 hypothetical protein); protein product: MATTSRGRAQDRAKVAGGQDHEVRYEAKKEGVPKETVNRAVKKAGNSRKKVEAEIGRH
- a CDS encoding conserved hypothetical protein (KEGG: mlo:msr1747 hypothetical protein) is translated as MPGAFTSISIFAFDLDDSGQPVRAWETVFHGEEAGAVEEAREAARTHAGALVVKREGHPAVGEVGDPVILFQTGKIGDFN
- a CDS encoding hypothetical protein (KEGG: GF17570 gene product from transcript GF17570-RA) encodes the protein MSVPNEPIVPPPAPPIGNPEPERDPGETPPPVGPEPDDGNDPMTQAHAQEAQRRPTWGLLCRGVQVHAAD
- a CDS encoding conserved hypothetical protein (KEGG: smd:Smed_5629 hypothetical protein) → MRLGRNSRGGWRSAAGVLAAVLLAYLLVCYLVMPELWIFRDRSTVADFSRMVTTTGDDIPGDPINVGLVGPKQQVIRAFAASGWDPADRVTLLSSVEIGLSVVLDRPDLDAPVSPLFFDGRKQDLAFEKPVGRSADERHHIRLWQTATVGADGQPLWLGSASFDRGVGVSHDTGQITHHIGPDLDAERELVIGDLKGAGQISMTYERAGVGATKDGRNGGGDPYFTDGRILVGVLPDIGR
- a CDS encoding conserved hypothetical protein (KEGG: rec:RHECIAT_PC0000299 hypothetical protein) — translated: MSKTTNGLNDRPKDSTIAQSGPGLPDDSGQPIEATNQEVERVRAKFEGDARKKLQAEIDEQVEKPQRGTA